The proteins below are encoded in one region of Halogranum gelatinilyticum:
- a CDS encoding SipW-dependent-type signal peptide-containing protein, translated as MADKKLNLSRRNVLAGLGTIGLASAGAGIGTTAYFNDTESFTDNTLTAGSLDLAVQATVYEYQAEANGGGETFGPVVINGENGVSQQLTDVKPGDYSYGTFCFSLVDNPGYIWAGGELTANDENTVNEPEADADPNNTTESSSPIDGEGELADAIEAVLYCVDDGYVPGDQGRPSENESIPVAGDAELVFEGSLREVLAALQAGIPLDNDSSTADREPFPGTPEQDFSGKCLAFAWELPTEVGNEVQTDSVEFDLTFYAVQSRHNDGTANPFVDDSFVSGQYDADSNYAADESGHLTLDVAYGTSQTLFKITDVADSFDYMNNILAVDSDDDGTADWQVIWQPGHSQLPSGTDTGYSEVITSGGNPVWEKDQTGMFQNPSDVSNPILFASHSGNVLWVAVDNSAMPNPGDNYRVQVDAFNYPDSRAVINADDPATNPIYPGTNSTGSGNYIVTTYSP; from the coding sequence ATGGCAGACAAGAAACTCAACCTCTCGCGCCGCAACGTCCTGGCCGGTCTCGGAACCATCGGCCTCGCGTCTGCGGGTGCTGGAATCGGTACGACCGCGTACTTCAACGACACCGAATCGTTCACCGACAACACGCTGACCGCCGGCTCGCTCGACCTCGCAGTGCAGGCGACGGTCTACGAGTACCAAGCAGAAGCCAACGGCGGCGGCGAGACCTTCGGACCCGTCGTCATCAACGGCGAGAACGGGGTCAGCCAGCAGCTGACCGACGTGAAGCCCGGCGACTACAGCTACGGGACGTTCTGCTTCTCGCTCGTGGACAACCCCGGCTACATCTGGGCGGGTGGCGAACTCACCGCGAACGACGAGAACACCGTCAACGAACCCGAAGCGGACGCCGACCCGAACAACACCACCGAGTCCTCTTCGCCCATCGATGGCGAGGGCGAACTCGCCGACGCCATCGAAGCCGTTCTCTACTGCGTCGACGACGGCTACGTCCCGGGCGACCAGGGCCGTCCGAGCGAGAACGAGTCGATCCCAGTGGCGGGTGACGCGGAACTCGTCTTCGAGGGCAGCCTCCGCGAGGTGCTTGCAGCGCTTCAAGCTGGCATTCCACTAGACAACGACTCCAGTACGGCGGATCGAGAGCCGTTCCCGGGCACCCCCGAACAGGACTTCTCGGGTAAGTGTCTCGCGTTTGCGTGGGAACTGCCGACCGAGGTCGGCAACGAGGTCCAGACCGACTCCGTCGAGTTCGACCTGACCTTCTACGCCGTGCAGTCACGGCACAACGACGGAACGGCGAACCCCTTCGTCGATGACAGTTTCGTCTCGGGGCAGTATGACGCTGACAGTAACTACGCGGCTGATGAGTCTGGTCACCTGACGCTTGACGTCGCGTACGGGACGTCTCAGACGTTGTTCAAGATCACCGACGTTGCTGACAGCTTTGACTACATGAACAATATCCTCGCCGTCGACAGCGACGACGATGGGACTGCTGACTGGCAGGTTATCTGGCAACCGGGGCACAGTCAACTCCCGTCTGGAACCGACACGGGATACTCAGAAGTCATCACCAGCGGTGGAAACCCAGTCTGGGAGAAAGATCAGACGGGGATGTTCCAGAACCCGAGTGACGTGTCGAACCCAATCCTGTTTGCGAGTCACTCTGGAAACGTCCTGTGGGTCGCTGTAGACAACAGTGCAATGCCCAACCCGGGCGACAACTACCGCGTTCAGGTAGATGCGTTCAATTACCCTGACAGTCGCGCAGTGATCAACGCTGACGACCCAGCAACGAACCCGATCTACCCGGGGACCAACTCCACGGGTAGCGGTAACTACATCGTCACGACGTATAGTCCGTAG
- a CDS encoding DUF4177 domain-containing protein, producing MQQWEYKIVELEDGGFIGDGEEASEETLNRLGEQGWELVESLVGSHTKLGSGVQTRTSGLVFKRPKK from the coding sequence ATGCAACAGTGGGAATACAAAATCGTCGAACTCGAAGACGGCGGGTTCATCGGCGACGGCGAGGAGGCCTCCGAGGAGACGCTGAACCGACTCGGCGAGCAGGGATGGGAGTTAGTGGAGTCGCTGGTCGGCTCACACACGAAACTGGGTTCGGGCGTACAGACCCGGACCAGCGGCCTCGTATTCAAGCGACCGAAGAAGTGA
- a CDS encoding SipW-dependent-type signal peptide-containing protein, with the protein MELTRRRLLSALGATGAVSAGTGAGTFAYFTDSESSVDNQIKAGTVDLGMHDGTFGTSYSYDWKPGETTENPYALELALFNTGTRRLDHLEIDFSNTTYEDRDGDIDENNDGTPDTPGDSGPDADTNPGGNMAKWIEVKSLTYTTTDGDIVNLVTDSQPDESHNGNTIQKDATAPDDFVSLADLAAPDTNEAVLDEFDPPKLGHTPPDSPEETIFNIDLKMNENIPNDYQGDVLRTDITFALKQAGQ; encoded by the coding sequence ATGGAACTTACGCGTCGGCGATTGTTGAGTGCTCTTGGAGCGACCGGCGCGGTCAGTGCAGGAACTGGTGCTGGTACGTTCGCGTACTTCACTGACTCAGAGAGTTCTGTAGATAACCAAATCAAAGCCGGCACAGTTGACTTAGGGATGCATGATGGTACGTTCGGTACCTCCTACTCGTACGACTGGAAACCGGGTGAGACCACTGAGAATCCCTACGCTCTCGAGTTAGCCCTGTTCAATACGGGGACGAGGAGACTGGATCACCTCGAAATCGACTTCAGCAATACCACTTACGAAGACAGAGACGGAGATATCGACGAAAATAATGATGGAACGCCAGATACCCCTGGAGACAGTGGTCCTGATGCAGACACTAATCCAGGAGGTAACATGGCGAAGTGGATTGAGGTGAAGTCACTCACCTACACCACAACAGATGGAGATATTGTGAATCTGGTCACCGACAGTCAACCTGACGAGTCACACAACGGAAACACCATCCAGAAGGATGCGACTGCACCAGACGATTTTGTGTCCCTCGCAGATTTGGCTGCACCAGATACCAACGAAGCGGTCTTAGACGAATTCGATCCACCGAAGTTGGGGCATACACCCCCAGATTCGCCCGAGGAGACTATCTTCAACATCGATCTGAAGATGAACGAGAACATCCCAAACGACTATCAAGGTGACGTCTTGCGGACGGATATCACGTTCGCTCTGAAGCAGGCTGGCCAGTAG
- a CDS encoding 1,4-dihydroxy-2-naphthoate polyprenyltransferase — protein MSTQDISRTKAWVMAARPQTLPAAAAPVLVGVGLALHDGVFAALPALAAFVGAALIQVGTNFANDYYDAVQGADTEDRQGFTRVTSSGLIDASEVKRAMYLTFLAAIVVGSYLVYVGGVPILVIGLLSVASGIAYTGGPYPLGYHGLGDVFVFLFFGVIAVTGTFYVQAASVLAAPFPVGIPPGTLPLAAVVASLPVAAISTDILVVNNVRDKEEDTKTGKRTLAVRFGYGFSRVQFVGLLLLAYAVPLYFWAGGQFDWTVLLPLLSLPLAGQVTKTMLTRTDGEALNPALERTGQLLALYALLFAVGMAL, from the coding sequence ATGAGTACGCAGGACATCTCCCGGACGAAGGCGTGGGTGATGGCCGCCCGGCCGCAGACGTTGCCAGCGGCCGCCGCGCCCGTCCTCGTCGGCGTCGGGCTGGCACTCCACGACGGCGTGTTCGCCGCGCTCCCGGCACTGGCGGCGTTCGTCGGCGCGGCGTTGATTCAGGTCGGGACGAACTTCGCGAACGACTACTACGACGCCGTACAGGGCGCAGACACCGAGGACCGACAGGGCTTCACCCGCGTCACCTCCTCGGGCCTCATCGACGCGAGCGAGGTCAAACGCGCGATGTATCTGACGTTCCTCGCGGCCATCGTCGTCGGGAGCTATCTGGTCTACGTCGGCGGCGTTCCCATCCTCGTCATCGGCCTGCTCTCCGTCGCCAGCGGCATCGCCTACACCGGCGGCCCGTATCCGCTCGGCTACCACGGCCTCGGCGACGTCTTCGTCTTCCTCTTCTTCGGCGTCATCGCCGTGACGGGGACGTTCTACGTGCAGGCCGCGTCGGTGCTGGCCGCGCCGTTCCCCGTGGGCATCCCGCCGGGCACCCTGCCGCTCGCTGCGGTCGTCGCCAGCCTCCCCGTCGCCGCCATCTCGACGGACATCCTCGTCGTCAACAACGTCCGCGACAAGGAGGAAGACACGAAGACGGGCAAACGGACCCTCGCGGTTCGCTTCGGCTACGGCTTCAGCCGCGTCCAGTTCGTCGGTCTCCTGCTTCTCGCGTACGCCGTCCCGCTGTACTTCTGGGCCGGCGGCCAGTTCGACTGGACGGTCCTCCTCCCGTTGCTCTCGCTTCCGCTCGCGGGACAGGTAACGAAGACCATGTTGACCCGGACCGACGGCGAGGCACTGAACCCCGCACTCGAACGGACCGGCCAGCTGCTCGCCCTCTACGCACTGCTCTTCGCAGTGGGGATGGCACTCTGA
- a CDS encoding DUF7344 domain-containing protein — MQLFTQSGLLETEIHDILRNDRRRAVLKHLRQTTSDVTLRDLAEGIAEIETGESPPPKNIRESVYNSLHQTHLPKLDERGVISYDKNRKTIALEERARAVNIYMEVVTKYGITWADYYRGIATLSLLTVLAVTIGVPGLSEAGTLLVTSGFLLVVALSTLYQLWTQRWLYLRQLVG, encoded by the coding sequence ATGCAGTTGTTCACCCAGTCCGGCCTGCTCGAAACCGAGATTCACGACATCCTGCGGAACGACCGCCGCCGCGCGGTGCTCAAGCATCTCAGACAGACGACCAGCGACGTTACCCTGCGCGACCTTGCGGAGGGTATCGCCGAGATCGAAACCGGCGAGTCGCCGCCGCCCAAGAACATCCGCGAGTCGGTCTACAACTCACTGCACCAGACGCACCTCCCGAAGCTGGACGAACGCGGCGTCATCAGCTACGACAAGAACCGCAAGACCATCGCGCTCGAAGAGCGCGCTCGCGCGGTCAACATCTACATGGAGGTCGTCACGAAGTACGGCATCACCTGGGCGGACTACTACCGAGGGATCGCGACGCTGTCGCTGCTGACGGTGCTGGCCGTCACCATCGGCGTCCCCGGTCTCTCCGAGGCGGGCACACTTCTCGTGACGAGCGGCTTCCTGCTCGTCGTCGCGCTCTCGACGCTCTACCAACTGTGGACCCAACGGTGGCTGTATCTGCGGCAGCTTGTCGGGTAA
- a CDS encoding mandelate racemase/muconate lactonizing enzyme family protein, with protein sequence MTDFTLREFALDLETPLGTAKETITERRGVLVGVDRYGPDGTRIRGIGEAAPLTPWTESYDECISSLRGLTAESGEEDQSVDGDGGLLDGLGPAARHGVTLAAADATARTKGVSLAEHLTSAAATDGVAETVPVNGTVGDGSVEETVDAAETAVADGFDCLKLKVGARDLETDLERLRAVRDAVGDDVTLRADVNGAWSRAEANRAVGVLAELDFAYVEQPLAADDLAGHSDLRGRGVDIALDESVNGADGLSRGVAAYADVVVLKPMAQGGPRATVSVGRHVRSQGVTPVVTTTIDAVVARTAAVHVAAAIPEIPACGLATGDYLSDDVAADPCPVVDGAVAVPEGPGLAGDAFDELLDVE encoded by the coding sequence ATGACAGATTTCACACTCCGCGAGTTCGCACTCGACCTCGAGACGCCGCTCGGCACAGCGAAGGAAACGATCACCGAACGCCGCGGCGTCCTCGTCGGCGTCGACCGCTACGGGCCGGACGGGACCCGGATTCGGGGCATCGGCGAGGCCGCCCCGCTCACGCCGTGGACCGAGTCCTACGACGAATGTATCTCGTCGCTTCGGGGGTTGACCGCGGAGAGTGGTGAGGAAGACCAATCAGTCGACGGCGACGGCGGCCTCCTCGACGGTCTCGGCCCGGCCGCCCGCCACGGCGTCACTCTCGCGGCGGCCGACGCGACGGCGCGGACGAAAGGCGTCTCGCTGGCCGAGCATCTCACCTCGGCGGCCGCGACCGACGGTGTGGCCGAGACGGTCCCGGTCAACGGAACCGTCGGCGACGGCTCCGTCGAAGAGACGGTCGACGCCGCGGAGACTGCCGTCGCCGACGGCTTCGACTGCCTGAAGCTGAAGGTCGGCGCGCGCGACCTCGAGACGGACCTCGAGCGACTGCGCGCGGTCCGCGACGCCGTCGGCGACGACGTGACGCTCCGAGCCGACGTGAACGGCGCGTGGTCTCGTGCGGAAGCGAACCGCGCGGTCGGCGTCCTCGCCGAGTTGGACTTCGCCTACGTCGAACAGCCGCTCGCGGCCGACGACCTCGCGGGGCACAGCGACCTCCGCGGCCGCGGCGTCGACATCGCGCTCGACGAGTCGGTCAACGGCGCGGACGGACTGTCCCGCGGGGTCGCCGCCTACGCCGACGTCGTCGTCCTCAAACCGATGGCGCAGGGCGGCCCGCGGGCGACGGTCTCGGTGGGCCGGCACGTCCGCTCGCAGGGCGTCACGCCCGTCGTCACCACGACCATCGACGCCGTCGTCGCCCGGACCGCCGCGGTCCACGTCGCCGCGGCGATCCCCGAGATACCGGCCTGCGGGCTGGCGACAGGAGACTACTTGAGCGACGACGTCGCGGCCGACCCCTGTCCCGTCGTCGACGGCGCGGTGGCAGTTCCCGAGGGACCGGGGCTGGCCGGCGACGCCTTCGACGAGCTGCTCGACGTGGAGTGA
- a CDS encoding signal peptidase I: MNTGRLARILGLLILVAAVSPFVVYGVPEVVGGEQSYVVLTGSMQPNINPGDAVVVESVAPAAVVSGDVITFTRGGESVPTTHRVTEVEETADGVRYWTKGDNNEDPDPQPVTPDRLVGRVMLTIPYIGYAVQFVNTDAGFAALVVAPIALFVLNEVWLVATSVRGRSSGDEAAGDADGAETPVAEHTEHTEHTAQTDVTLAVASDADDTAADPVAAPSAPSTVSDEADEVASGYSISRTDIRLAIVALAAFTAYSVWVATQLTEGWSVAVVAGTGASTLLLCGLYYAAGPAGSTEPTSSTRETPPEPSGGGQGLTDGGTDPAESADVAHVADTEDFWEEDDADA; this comes from the coding sequence ATGAACACCGGACGTCTCGCACGGATCCTCGGGTTGCTCATCCTCGTCGCCGCGGTCTCCCCGTTCGTCGTCTACGGCGTACCAGAGGTCGTCGGCGGCGAGCAGAGTTACGTCGTCCTGACGGGCAGTATGCAGCCGAACATCAACCCCGGCGACGCCGTCGTCGTCGAGTCGGTCGCACCCGCGGCCGTCGTCAGCGGCGACGTCATCACGTTCACGCGCGGCGGCGAGTCGGTGCCGACGACCCACCGCGTCACCGAGGTCGAAGAGACCGCAGACGGCGTCCGCTACTGGACGAAAGGCGACAACAACGAGGACCCCGACCCCCAGCCGGTGACGCCGGACCGGCTCGTCGGCCGCGTGATGCTGACCATCCCGTACATCGGCTACGCGGTCCAGTTCGTCAACACCGACGCGGGCTTCGCCGCGCTCGTCGTCGCACCCATCGCGCTGTTCGTCCTGAACGAGGTCTGGCTCGTCGCCACGAGCGTCCGCGGCCGGTCGTCCGGTGACGAGGCGGCCGGTGACGCCGACGGTGCGGAGACGCCCGTCGCCGAGCACACGGAACACACCGAGCACACTGCGCAGACCGACGTCACGCTCGCTGTCGCGTCCGACGCGGACGACACGGCCGCCGACCCGGTGGCGGCACCGAGTGCTCCCTCGACCGTCTCCGACGAAGCGGACGAAGTCGCCTCGGGATACAGCATCTCGCGGACGGACATCCGGCTCGCCATCGTCGCGCTCGCGGCCTTTACCGCGTACAGCGTCTGGGTCGCGACCCAGCTGACCGAGGGCTGGTCCGTCGCCGTCGTCGCCGGGACCGGCGCGTCGACACTCCTGCTCTGTGGACTCTACTACGCGGCCGGGCCGGCCGGGAGTACCGAGCCGACGTCGTCGACGAGAGAGACCCCACCCGAGCCGTCGGGGGGCGGCCAGGGTCTCACCGACGGCGGGACCGACCCAGCCGAGTCTGCGGACGTCGCGCACGTCGCCGACACCGAGGACTTCTGGGAGGAGGACGATGCGGACGCCTGA
- a CDS encoding HAD family hydrolase, with product MERYDLLYRLYDEFDTDTLREYQDFVDVFPPVDSRVALDHWQEASDELERRKDEIRDGFATGGTFAEVAARATREQAFAAQDLYSKYGRAVNALVLDVDETLRSAGKTDNEIPRDTLHVLTEFHERGVPIVICTGQTLENVKGFAIQGLGNELVHSGDVSIVYEAGTGVFTPGHGSQTKQLLYEDLDEEIRAVFDEIRSRVLPDAPADLRRGVHLQGNEFNITLKPNFDIGSSKAETVIDEGLVYLIDLLAEAIAGVEEANGDVDVDDAREWARAYYADADPEIREVLESEGEVSGAAVDDVPESVRDLFERIDVAYYHADAAEIGSLELNKVAGVEAALDVLDIDDPFVTVMGDSKSDLRVMQWVEENDYGIGAAPDHASRDVLDHVMNTDELVFDRGKSAEMLRTVYVLNLLAKLG from the coding sequence ATGGAGCGGTACGACCTTCTCTATCGACTGTACGACGAGTTCGACACCGACACGCTTCGGGAGTATCAGGACTTCGTCGACGTCTTTCCCCCTGTGGATTCGCGCGTCGCCCTCGACCACTGGCAGGAGGCGAGCGACGAACTCGAACGCCGAAAGGACGAGATTCGCGACGGCTTCGCGACCGGCGGCACCTTCGCCGAGGTCGCCGCCCGCGCCACGCGCGAACAGGCGTTCGCCGCACAGGACCTCTACTCGAAGTACGGCCGCGCGGTCAACGCCCTCGTCCTCGACGTCGACGAGACCCTGCGCTCTGCGGGGAAGACGGACAACGAAATTCCGCGCGACACGCTACACGTCCTGACGGAGTTCCACGAGCGCGGCGTCCCCATCGTCATCTGTACCGGCCAGACCCTGGAGAACGTCAAGGGCTTCGCCATCCAGGGACTCGGCAACGAACTCGTCCACTCGGGCGACGTGAGTATCGTCTACGAGGCCGGCACGGGCGTCTTCACGCCGGGCCATGGCTCGCAGACAAAACAGTTGCTCTACGAAGACCTCGACGAGGAGATCCGCGCCGTCTTCGACGAGATCCGCTCGCGTGTGCTGCCCGACGCCCCCGCCGACCTCCGCCGCGGCGTCCACCTGCAGGGCAACGAGTTCAACATCACCCTGAAGCCCAACTTCGACATCGGCTCCTCGAAGGCCGAGACGGTCATCGACGAGGGGCTGGTCTACCTCATCGACCTCCTGGCGGAGGCAATCGCCGGCGTGGAGGAAGCGAACGGTGACGTCGACGTCGACGACGCCCGCGAGTGGGCACGTGCCTACTACGCCGACGCCGACCCGGAGATCCGCGAGGTGCTGGAGTCCGAGGGGGAGGTCTCGGGGGCCGCGGTCGACGACGTCCCCGAGTCGGTTCGGGATCTCTTCGAGCGCATCGACGTCGCCTACTACCACGCCGACGCGGCCGAGATCGGCTCGCTCGAACTCAACAAGGTCGCTGGCGTCGAGGCGGCCCTGGACGTTCTCGACATCGACGACCCCTTCGTGACGGTCATGGGCGACAGTAAGTCCGACCTGCGCGTGATGCAGTGGGTCGAGGAGAACGACTACGGTATCGGTGCCGCCCCCGACCACGCCTCGCGGGACGTGCTCGACCACGTGATGAACACGGACGAACTGGTCTTCGACCGCGGGAAGTCCGCGGAGATGCTCCGGACGGTCTACGTTCTCAATCTGCTGGCAAAGCTCGGATAG
- a CDS encoding luciferase domain-containing protein, with protein sequence MTTSPYTEHVLDRVTGWPGVTLAACPDGGIELYVADGLVGHVYDTGLVDLAFSRGVRDQLLTEGRADRHHRDPDSGWVSAWLRAPEDVRDVYWLLRLAYVCQLYGLPPERVRTVAPDVDLTPEIERLGLSTPLRLLVTRPGPAAEESLDAAQSA encoded by the coding sequence ATGACCACATCACCATACACCGAGCACGTTCTCGACCGCGTCACCGGCTGGCCGGGCGTCACCCTCGCCGCCTGTCCCGACGGCGGAATCGAACTCTACGTCGCCGACGGTCTCGTCGGCCACGTCTACGATACCGGCCTCGTCGATCTCGCGTTCAGCCGCGGGGTCCGCGACCAACTCCTGACCGAGGGTCGCGCCGACCGTCACCACCGCGACCCGGACTCGGGGTGGGTCTCGGCGTGGCTCCGCGCACCCGAAGACGTCCGCGACGTCTACTGGCTGCTCCGACTCGCCTACGTCTGTCAGCTCTACGGTCTCCCGCCCGAACGGGTACGCACGGTCGCGCCCGACGTCGACCTCACGCCGGAGATCGAGCGGCTCGGTCTCTCGACCCCGCTCCGACTGCTCGTGACGCGGCCGGGTCCGGCCGCCGAGGAGTCGCTGGACGCCGCGCAGTCGGCCTGA
- a CDS encoding SipW-dependent-type signal peptide and vWA domain-containing protein — MTDDRLNISRRTLLAGLGTVGVASAGAGLGTTAYFNDTESFEGNSLTAGELNLRLDYRSTYTTGPEVAFDSMSNGNTGINYDSPASVDRVPDTDEPMYVLSQIPDLRYETTGNPGAQGQVYSENDWGDVTKGVDCDGMYEPIDSDDLGFAGLVDGFEATMFDLPDVKPGDSGEMTISLHHCGNPAYLWFEGMAEVDSDEGIVEPEDAADGTYDDSDGTADGDLDDLMWVEAWYDTNCNNRLDAETSEADIVLAIDVSGSMLYPNRGGEVDFDGTQAANGNALRGVDKDNDNDLYRIDVVEEATKEFVTQLNALLPNADVRIGVVFYGTTEGQDIDLNGNPRDAVRDVALVDSDDSALVNDTLDDLREEIAASEGSAGKTGTFISAGISAASDLLSNVSDPAANQAIVLLSDGGDDQDPGNAVQEATDAKTVGQQISSIAIGPNAEDALLNTIATGSDGSSFYDVESLSVSGTNLEAAYTDVAASISGGAESPFYRGSFAGLIDLLEGGQPFDPRAEPFEIPDPADATCVDPGVYCLGIEWYLPKTPAEFSTLPWQTPDDEDEATFADQVSARYGDIDYETLNLAQTDELTFGLRFGAVQCRHNETNENPLQAD, encoded by the coding sequence ATGACCGACGACAGACTCAACATCTCACGACGAACCCTCCTGGCTGGCCTCGGCACCGTCGGTGTCGCCTCGGCCGGCGCGGGTCTCGGCACGACCGCCTACTTCAACGACACCGAGTCCTTCGAGGGCAACAGCCTCACGGCTGGCGAGTTGAACCTCCGACTCGACTACCGCTCGACGTACACGACCGGTCCCGAGGTCGCCTTCGACTCGATGTCGAACGGCAACACCGGTATCAACTACGACTCGCCGGCGTCGGTCGATCGCGTCCCCGACACCGACGAGCCGATGTACGTCCTCAGCCAGATTCCTGACTTACGATACGAGACGACCGGCAACCCTGGCGCACAGGGTCAGGTCTACTCGGAGAACGACTGGGGCGACGTGACGAAGGGCGTCGACTGCGACGGGATGTACGAGCCGATCGACAGCGACGACCTGGGATTCGCTGGGCTCGTCGACGGCTTCGAGGCCACGATGTTCGACCTTCCGGACGTCAAGCCCGGCGACTCCGGCGAGATGACCATCAGCCTCCACCACTGCGGTAACCCGGCGTATCTCTGGTTCGAGGGGATGGCCGAGGTCGACAGCGACGAGGGCATCGTCGAGCCGGAAGACGCGGCGGACGGCACCTACGACGATTCAGACGGCACCGCCGACGGCGACCTCGACGACCTCATGTGGGTCGAGGCGTGGTACGACACCAACTGCAACAACCGCCTGGACGCCGAGACGAGCGAGGCCGACATCGTCCTCGCCATCGACGTCTCGGGGTCGATGCTCTACCCGAACCGCGGCGGCGAAGTCGACTTCGACGGCACGCAGGCCGCGAACGGCAACGCCCTCCGCGGCGTCGACAAGGACAACGACAACGACCTCTACCGCATCGACGTCGTCGAGGAGGCGACGAAGGAGTTCGTCACGCAGCTCAACGCCTTGCTGCCGAACGCCGACGTCCGCATCGGTGTCGTCTTCTACGGGACGACCGAGGGCCAGGACATCGACCTGAACGGCAACCCCCGAGATGCCGTGCGCGACGTGGCACTCGTCGACTCCGACGACTCCGCGCTCGTCAACGACACGCTCGACGACCTCCGCGAGGAGATCGCCGCCTCCGAGGGCAGCGCGGGCAAGACGGGGACGTTCATCAGCGCGGGCATCAGTGCAGCCAGCGACCTCCTCTCGAACGTGTCCGACCCGGCGGCCAACCAAGCCATCGTCCTGCTGTCGGACGGCGGCGACGACCAGGACCCCGGCAACGCGGTTCAGGAGGCGACCGACGCCAAGACCGTCGGTCAGCAGATCAGTTCCATCGCCATCGGTCCCAACGCCGAGGACGCGCTGCTCAACACGATTGCGACTGGCAGTGACGGGTCGTCGTTCTACGACGTCGAGTCGCTGTCGGTGTCGGGGACGAACCTGGAGGCCGCTTACACCGACGTCGCTGCCAGCATCTCCGGCGGCGCGGAGAGCCCCTTCTACCGTGGCTCGTTCGCCGGTCTCATCGACCTGCTCGAAGGCGGCCAGCCGTTCGACCCGCGGGCGGAGCCGTTCGAGATTCCCGACCCGGCCGACGCGACCTGTGTCGACCCCGGCGTCTACTGTCTCGGTATCGAGTGGTATCTCCCGAAGACGCCCGCCGAGTTCTCGACGCTGCCGTGGCAGACGCCGGACGACGAGGACGAGGCGACCTTCGCGGACCAGGTGTCGGCGCGCTACGGCGACATCGACTACGAGACGCTCAACCTCGCACAGACCGACGAGCTGACCTTCGGGCTGCGGTTCGGCGCGGTCCAGTGTCGCCACAACGAGACCAACGAGAACCCACTGCAGGCCGACTAA
- a CDS encoding 1,4-dihydroxy-2-naphthoyl-CoA synthase — MVSDIFDPDRWETVDGFDFDDLTYHRGVDVPAVRIAFDRPELRNAFRPGTVDELYTALDHARKQANVGCVLLTGNGPSPKDGGWAFCSGGDQSVRGGSGYEYRDDDEAGVDDDPAVREAKAGRLHILEVQRLIRFMPKPVVAVVPGWAVGGGHSLHVVCDLTLASEEHAKFLQTDPDVASFDGGFGSAYLARQIGQKKAREVFFRGKTYSAEEAVDMGMANEAIPHEELEDVALEWADEMTKKSPMAMRMLKFAFNSIDDGMVGQQVFAGEATRLGYMTEEAQEGRDAFLEKREPEFREFPWHY; from the coding sequence ATGGTTTCGGACATCTTCGACCCCGACCGTTGGGAGACGGTCGACGGGTTCGACTTCGACGACCTCACCTACCACCGCGGCGTCGACGTCCCCGCCGTCCGCATCGCGTTCGACCGCCCCGAGCTGCGCAACGCGTTCCGCCCCGGCACGGTCGACGAACTCTACACCGCCCTCGACCACGCCCGCAAACAGGCCAACGTCGGCTGCGTGCTCCTGACCGGCAACGGTCCCTCGCCGAAAGACGGCGGCTGGGCCTTCTGCTCGGGCGGCGACCAGTCCGTCCGCGGCGGCTCGGGCTACGAGTACCGCGACGACGACGAGGCTGGCGTCGACGACGACCCCGCGGTTCGGGAGGCCAAGGCCGGCCGCCTACACATCCTCGAAGTCCAGCGGCTGATTCGCTTCATGCCGAAACCCGTCGTCGCCGTCGTCCCCGGCTGGGCCGTCGGCGGCGGCCACTCGCTACACGTCGTCTGCGACCTCACGCTCGCCTCCGAGGAGCACGCGAAGTTCCTCCAGACCGACCCCGACGTGGCCTCCTTCGACGGCGGCTTCGGCTCTGCCTATCTGGCCCGCCAGATCGGCCAGAAGAAAGCCAGAGAAGTCTTCTTCCGTGGCAAGACCTACTCGGCCGAAGAGGCGGTCGACATGGGGATGGCCAACGAGGCGATTCCGCACGAAGAGTTAGAAGACGTCGCGCTGGAGTGGGCCGACGAGATGACCAAGAAGTCGCCGATGGCGATGCGGATGCTCAAGTTCGCCTTCAACTCCATCGACGACGGGATGGTCGGCCAGCAGGTGTTCGCCGGCGAGGCGACGCGACTCGGCTACATGACCGAGGAAGCGCAGGAGGGCCGCGACGCGTTCTTGGAGAAGCGCGAACCCGAGTTCAGAGAGTTCCCTTGGCACTACTAA